In one window of Mercurialis annua linkage group LG4, ddMerAnnu1.2, whole genome shotgun sequence DNA:
- the LOC126677793 gene encoding aspartic proteinase PCS1, whose protein sequence is MAVAKTFLLFSFFASLSFSRETNTNPISISFPLHSLPNKSPLKSTSSFSSSLAASLPKQNPVTKLPSYNYRSSFKYSMALIVSLPIGTPPQAQQMVLDTGSQLSWIQCHKKTVPKKPPTASFDPSRSSSFSVLPCNHPLCKPRIPDFTLATTCDQNRLCHYSYFYADGTYAEGSLVREKITFSSTQSTPPLILGCAEASPDEKGILGMNLGRRSFASQAKISKFSYCVPTRQSRVGLSDTGSFYLGDNPNSGRFQYINMSTFAQSQRSPNLDPLAYTLPMQGIRIGNKKLAIPATVFKPDPSGAGQTIIDSGSEFTYLVDEAYNKVRAEIVRLVGPKLKRGYVYGGVSDMCFDSSKAVEIQRLIGNMVLEFEKGAEIVVDKERVLSDVGDGVHCVAIGRSEILGAASNIIGNIHQQNLWVEYDLPNRRIGLGKAECSRSVQ, encoded by the coding sequence ATGGCTGTTGCTAAAACATTTctcctcttttctttctttgctTCCCTCTCATTTTCCCGAGAAACAAACACTAATCCGATTTCCATCTCTTTTCCACTCCATTCCCTTCCGAATAAATCCCCTTTGAAATCTACTTCTTCTTTCTCCTCTTCGCTGGCAGCTTCATTACCCAAACAAAACCCAGTAACAAAATTACCTTCTTATAATTATAGATCGTCTTTTAAATATTCAATGGCTCTGATTGTTTCTCTACCGATTGGTACGCCGCCACAGGCCCAGCAGATGGTATTAGACACCGGTTCACAGCTGTCCTGGATTCAGTGCCATAAAAAAACCGTCCCGAAAAAGCCGCCTACGGCGTCGTTTGATCCTTCTCGTTCCTCTTCTTTCTCTGTTTTGCCTTGCAATCACCCTCTTTGTAAGCCGCGAATTCCCGATTTTACCCTCGCCACTACTTGTGACCAGAACCGGTTGTGTCACTATTCTTACTTCTATGCTGATGGTACTTATGCCGAGGGTAGTCTCGTCAGAGAAAAAATTACTTTCTCCTCTACCCAATCTACACCTCCTTTGATTCTCGGTTGTGCTGAGGCTTCCCCTGATGAGAAGGGTATTTTGGGTATGAATCTTGGGCGGCGTTCTTTTGCTTCTCAAGCTAAGATTTCCAAATTCTCTTACTGTGTGCCAACCAGGCAATCTCGGGTCGGGTTGTCAGATACCGGTTCTTTTTACCTGGGTGATAATCCCAATTCGGGTCGGTTTCAGTATATTAACATGTCAACTTTTGCTCAAAGTCAACGATCACCCAATTTAGACCCGTTGGCTTACACTCTTCCAATGCAAGGAATTCGAATCGGCAACAAGAAATTAGCCATACCCGCTACTGTCTTTAAACCCGACCCGAGTGGAGCTGGTCAAACTATAATTGACTCAGGCTCCGAATTCACGTACTTGGTTGATGAGGCGTATAACAAGGTGAGAGCAGAGATAGTAAGACTCGTGGGGCCCAAATTAAAGAGGGGTTACGTGTACGGTGGAGTATCAGACATGTGTTTCGACAGCAGTAAAGCTGTAGAGATCCAACGGCTGATAGGCAACATGGTGTTGGAGTTCGAGAAGGGAGCAGAGATAGTGGTTGATAAAGAAAGAGTATTATCAGACGTTGGAGATGGGGTCCACTGCGTTGCGATCGGACGGTCAGAAATACTAGGAGCAGCCAGTAATATAATAGGCAACATTCATCAACAAAATCTATGGGTGGAGTATGATCTACCCAATCGTAGAATAGGTTTGGGTAAAGCCGAGTGTAGTAGATCAGTGCAGTAA